Part of the Nymphalis io chromosome 8, ilAglIoxx1.1, whole genome shotgun sequence genome, aatactaagtattgctgtttagcgacagaatatctgatgcagggtggtacccacccagatgggcctgcacaaagccctaccaccaggaagatataatttattataatattaatataaaccatttaaaatcaattactgATACGagcatttatcttttatttttaattaaatacgagAAGCATAGATTTGGTAGACTTTAATGTTCTTATTGCatgtctatatatgtattagCTGTGGTCCGCGGTTTTATCAGCATTCATTTTGTATTACATATGCCTGTTTCATAGAGTTTGCTATATTGGTTGACGTCTATGGTTACCGCTAGCTTTAAGCAGTTTAGCCTTCTCTAATTGAtagatgtaaataaacaaaaaaaatcttgagaTTGGtgcgttcaaccaaacaaattgtatataaaaatttgtaaattttttgtaattttcgataaaatgtaatgtataaaataaaaaataaaaaagctatgAACATATATAgttgattattgtattttggGAAATATAATGGATCAACCATTAAGTTAAGTAAGTTTTAAGACGCTTTTATATTTGCCAACCATAGCTAACGAATGACGCGACAAACGTTCCATACGACGTGACTCTTTTGGTATTTTGATTAACAGAGTGGACTGTGCGAGTGGTGATATAAAAATCCTTTTCATTGATCAACAGCACGGAATGGATCTGCCTTGATGATCAATtaccattaataattatataaagtttttttttatagtttttatatcgattgattattatactattgtttatgtattagaatttgaaataaacttaaaaatatagaatGTAACGCGGACGAAATCGCAAATAAATTGTGTGTACAGCTTGATTTGATTCATTAAATCGTCACAAATAAATCGAGAATTAATTGTGGACGAATCTAATTTTTCTACTCAATAtcatttgtaaaattttcatttgttgatatagatattttgtcttactacaataaatatttatattctatccTTCCAAATATCAGTTatacatgaaaaaataattgaaaattatataatttttacgtctaaagaatataatgtttttaatagtagattaaggtttatttatgtaaatttttatatgcttatttGTTCATGggattataaaaattatcttaaattggtttgaaaataattgcttataaaaattaagGTGAACTTACTAACTTTTGATTGaacattactttaaaatatatgtacatataatgtcTACCTTGACATTGCGAAAACGCACTTAAGAACAAAactaacaattacaataattcataCTACTGTTTCGTTTATggtagaaaaatttaataaacgatTATATTAAACAGAGTCATGACTATTtgaagttttttgtttatttttacgtgTCAACTTAAATTTTCTTCAATTGATTACGCATTATTTGAAGTACATACACACAATATCTATCATATTTATCTGTAAAGTGACCGTAAAGTTTTAAACGCTACTATATACGAATACGAAAAAAACCTGTCTTATAAAGTATACctatgcttattttttttcaaaattatattatatcgttaacaatgttttgtttaaaatctgTGATTCCTTAAACGTGCATAGTTTACTGgctggtaaaataaataaaaaaacggagCATAGAACGCCGTACAAGTACGTACGCCGTACGCCTTTATTCAAAAAGCAAAGCTTTTGATAAACGACGAAGAAATCGCCGGGGGAAAAATAGTCTTGGGCGCATGTCCAAAGTGGATTCTGAGACATACTCATTTAGCTCCTTTTGTTGTGGCTTTGTGCTATCTACTGCGATATTTTATgagcttaatttttaataagaaaggTTTAATGTACAATTTAATTTGACACAAAAAGTCGATTTCTTATCGTATCATCTTCCAGTGATGATGAATTGTTTTCAGGTAGtgcgttttaaaatatatattcgctaataataaaaaactaagatTTCGACGATACATTAAGTCTTCATtcgattaaaatttttgtatagTGCAAAAAATATTCTCAGCGGCATCTTGTTTTAatactgatttaattaaaaaaaatctgtttgttaagtatttttacattacgattataattttatttacatcactaaatttaagtttatatacatacgaagtctgtatttttttcaatgcgtTTGACCTCAAATCAAAGGTCAAACTTAAGTCTTGAGTATCCTTGAGTCTGTAAGCTCACAACTTATATATACaggaatatgtttatataatacttaataaaaataatagtttttaataaaaaagcaaacaaTCTGTTtctaaaactattaatttaattctatcgCACTAAGAGCTACGCGAGAGCAGAAATGGGGTTCGACTAAACGCCCATTATGTAACATCCATCTAGAGCATCGTCGACGAGATCTAGCTAACTGTAAAAGGTAAAAGAGAGCTGTTAATTTATTCGAGTGAATTAATTAAGCGGTAGCGACTTTTTGCGAATAGGTAAGTAATAAATCGTATAGACTAACCAATAGAGCATGAGAGCAGTCGAGAGTGGAACACACGGTGATTACGATCACTGAGGCCGTCGAACACCAGTACTAATAGTTCAGATACAATCGGCCGGCAGTGGTACAGCGTATGTCCCGGATTGCGGCAACTGTTGTCGTCGCCGATAACGTTAGCTACATATGGTCGCGAGGTAGGGAGGGGGCGAGGCTCGAGGGACAAAGCGCTCGGCGGCGCTAGGAAGGGTACGGCTCGCCGAATACTTTACCTAACGGCGGCGTAGCGAGGCGTGGGCGTGGGGCGAGGGTGAGGCCGGTCGCGCGGGTAGCGGGCGCGGTCGGGCGCTGCGGTCAGCggtcgcggcgcggcgcggccATGGCGGCGCGGCAGGCGGCGGCGACTCGCGCACTGCCGGCCCGGCCGCGGCCGCCGCGCTCCGGCCCGCCGCGCCGCTCCTCTCGCCTCGCGCCGCTCCGGGCCCGCGCACGCGCCCGGCCGCCGCCCGCCCAGCTCGCGAATTGATCAGCAGGATTCTCGATTGCGATGAAATTTATGATAGGTCGCGGATCTATTATCGACAAGATACTGCTGGTAATATTTTGTACCAGGTTCGATAGACGTAGCGATTTCGCCacgcaaatgttttgtttactttgatataaaataattattaaaattaataataataattacttattattctaAAATCATAATTTAGTATAATGTTTATAAGAACAGGATATGTTATCCTAATAGGTATATGAGAAAGATGCTGAGCAATAATAGCTATTTCGACTGAACAAATCTTCCAATAACCTTTAGAGCTAAATGTTCTTACGTATCCTTGACTAGGTGGTATTGATTTCTTTGTTACGTTATTTATTCACCTCAAGTCTAGTCCGATCGTTGTGATAAAGCATCTAAGCGTGAATTAAGCAGTTAAGTACCATGTGTACTCTATCGGATTTTATATAAGCGTCGTggaatacacaaatataaaaaatataacggttCATTACATGTTTACATGAATAGGTACACAATGTTTTTCGTTTTAGAATACTTACAGAATACCAGATGGTCGCATTAAAAAgtcaaaaattactaaaaattatttaacatcatACAGACACAATACCCTTGTGTCTTTTTATAGTTTTCCAAACCTTCAGATAAGCATATTATACTTGTTACTTCGGTATAATATTTCTTCTGTGTTCTACAGATCTCCTCCCTGTGCCtttatataactaatttaatttctcacccttgaaatgttgataaccgaTTTACGGTGATATACCTACTATTTTCatacgtgtattcttgaaatgttaaatttaaatgtcgCATTCTCtctctgacatttcacgaatgttttctgcggtgaatttCGAATTCATTCTTACAGAATACAgttcaatacaatatataacaattttttaattttaatattaggacttgttattaaaactttttatgataatcaaataatgttattaccttatatttacctaaaattatataaatgtacctTTAAAAGATACACGAACCagtctgatttaaaaaaaaaattattattttttaaatagaatggTGAATTTCGTTATTCACTAAGCACATtgggttttttaaatatatgaaatgtgttgatattgttaaaaatatacataaattacgcTAGCCACGCCGTCACCGTCATACACATGACACTATCATgatgaatgtttaattttttaaaaattgatttcaaaaaaattgattattttttttataattagtaggccagcgtttgaccgttgacttgcctgatgttaagcatatcgacacggtctaggatgtagcacgcttattgatatttattatattttataaaataacacgtCTTGGATGCATTGAACATGACCAAATTGGAATCGCCCCAATCGGACACTGATTTAAGGGTCACGCTCAGGTGCTTTACCATTGGCTCTCTCTGAGGGTGGATTTGGGTTAACAGCCTGatgggctggttggcgtggttggtagatatttgcatttcacgccgaaggttgtgggttcgattcccacccaggacagagatttgtatgcatgaacatatctgtttgtcctgagtctgggtgtaattatctatataagtatgtatttacaaaagaaaagtagtatatgcagtatatctatataagtatgtatagttgcctggtttccatagtacaagctctgctttggatcagatggccgtgtgtgaataacaggatataaaaaaaaatacagacatATAACACAAACATATTGCCccaatataaattttagtaatatatgtattttacaaataGGGAACGAGAAACAAAAGTAAAATGGCGTTGATCGGTAATATAACCCCGGgaaattaaacttttacaaTGCAAAAAATCCTAATAATCGACTTCTTCAGTTGGAATAGATTATACCTAAGTGTTATTCCAAAATATCCAGGAGAAAAATTCAAAAGTTAGCAGCGATTTTTtaccgttttaaaaaaaaatgcatgatGCGCAGTAGAAGACTTAAAGTAGACCACTTCATTTTAATGGAAATCTGACACGACCAGGTCAGATCCAGGAAGATCAGGCACAGGAccatatactttattattccaGTAAAACGGGATCCGCAGTCAGTAGTAGCTACTAAGTAGACAAACGaggcagttattattattacaaatattatttttacataatgagtctttaaaaaaatacaagatgtATGTCAGAAACGAGcttcacaatatattttatgattcaaAGGTACAAATAACGATTCCAGACTTATCAGAGGCCACACGACACGCGATCCTGCCGTTTCGCAATCCGTCGACTACCCACTTATTTGGTCGATAAAATCAAGTCGTTCGCTTCGCGCTAGTGCTGCAATATACCCTCACACAATTTATACATTGTCGATAACTGCCCACCACTCACGCGATGTTATCGGGTTGCATGTAACCAACTCTTCCTATATTTTATGACATGATTAATTTGTCTAATTTTTTATACTAGCCATAGTTTCGTCCGAAAATAGCTTCAATCCATTTGATTAAGTGGTCATATTTTAACACAGATACAAGGAAATTTGGCACATTCATTTgtatagtatttaaattaacacTAAACTCCTAGAAGATTTCATTGTGATTTTTGTGTTTTAGTTTTGTGATTCGAGGAGAGAAGAAGAAAAtacaagattttaaataatactatatttaaaaatacaagtgTGAAACAAAGGTGCATAAAATGtgcaaattaaatttgtacacGCGTAAAAAATCTTAGCAATAGCAAGATAAGTTAATATTGGGAATGCTAAAAGTAATCTTCCACCAAGAATAATATCACATAAGgcaaaaaacttaaatttaaatatttcgatacCACACTTACGCAATAACAAATTAAGGATTgccattaagttttttttaaatatttaaataatcagatTATTATctcaaacataattataatatattactatttttaaacatttaataatatttgtttataaaattttatgttaaaatatatgagTTTTATGTGGCAACCCagaagtattaatttttaattacgtgATTTGTCCGATTTGATGAACTTGTCCAAGTCAGCGTCACTGGCGGGGTCGACTTGGGAGAGTTGGCGGAAGCTCTCATCATCAACGAAACAGATCTCGTGGTCATCTGGGTCAGCCAGTATAATAACACGCACCGTGGCCTTTCCTGGTGTATCGAGTGATATGAGTGGAGTTAAAATTTTTCCATTGGTTTCTTGAATTTTCTTGTCGATTAACGGTTGTTGGTCGAAGGGGCAAGAAAATGCGATACGACCGTATGCCTTCGCATGGTTTACTGGACCAcctgttaatataaataaatggaatattatttaagtatcaaGGATATTAAACAGAACAGATTTAAATATACAGAATATGCGAAAACAATAAATGCGTGTGTTCTTAAAATGgtatgattattatggtcaatttaATTTTCGgtcattttctgacatttcatgacCATTTTTGGTAGAGGATTTCGAGATTGTTCTTACAGATTAGCCTTGCAGGATAACATAGGCTACGGTCTCTTATTAAATGCTATACGAAATGTCCGACTTTAGCGTAAACGCTCGACGTCTCGACAACAGTCATTATCATCAATTAATCACTGCTCGCGTTTGAACAtacagacaaatatatatatatttagtaattcgCTCTGAGCGAATATTAGTTATGGTAACACTGAAACACTATTTATCTCTGACAGGATAACGCTATGATTTGACTatctcacctgatggtaagtgattatAACGTGTCGAGGATATTACACATTGTTAGGCCTTGAATTGACTCTCaagtttttaacattttgtattaaCCTAACGCTGCAatggtttgaaataaaaaacgttaaaacGCCGCCTATGACGTCACAATACCGAGATAAGTATTTGATAGAGATCACTACAGTACACATCTATACGCTGTAATGAGCCAATTGCGTTTAGGAGACCACAGCCATATCAAACCTTTTTTTGGGTAAAATTAATTACCTATACTTGCAtgcttaacatttaatttagatGGTTGTGTAAAAACTCACCAATATCAACTAATTCAAGCTTAGCTTGATCTTCACTGAACCCAAGAAGCACAGACTTGTTTGATTTTTCAAAGATTTTGAGTGTTAAAAGTCCATTCCAATAATCAATAGACTTTGCTAGATTTGAACTTGCCAATGACACTTTGACAACTggatctgaaaataaaaatattctctttaaaa contains:
- the LOC126770329 gene encoding glyoxalase domain-containing protein 4, whose protein sequence is MINGRALHFVFKVADRTLTAKFYREILGMKVLRHEEFSEGCEAACNGPYANRWSKTMIGYGPEDTHFVVELTYNYGITYYEQGNDFLGLTIQSSESLKRAAAANWPVKEQNGLKYVEAPGGYKFYIIDKPQPEDKDPVVKVSLASSNLAKSIDYWNGLLTLKIFEKSNKSVLLGFSEDQAKLELVDIGGPVNHAKAYGRIAFSCPFDQQPLIDKKIQETNGKILTPLISLDTPGKATVRVIILADPDDHEICFVDDESFRQLSQVDPASDADLDKFIKSDKSRN